The genomic segment CATAGATAGAGGCTAGCACCAGTCCTGACATGAAGAGCACCAGGCCAAAGGTGAGGCAGCAGAGGCCCGTTGGAAAAGGCTTCTTGGACCTGCCAGGAAGAACCAGCTGCTCCTGTAAAGAGAAAAGTAGTTTGGTTTAGGGAAGTCTGGAAACAAAGAAGGGAAAACGCTAGGTGATTGTGgtctgaaacttttttttttttggctcaatAATATGGGGTATTTTACTAAATGGTACAAATTAATGTAATGCAGAAGCCAAGAAAAGTATATCTTTAAGTGTaagcagaaataaatattagTTCCAAGACTTTTTAGTATCTTTAATTTTCCAACATTTAGTTCAATGTTGAATTTTCAGTAGACATGATGTCCTCTTAAACCACAAAGGTCAGAGGTCCAAATCGTAACCAAGTTAATTCTGACAGGACCGGTTGCCAAGTCGTTAGTCAGTTGATGAGATGTGGTAGTCATAGGACGTACAGGCATAAGACATGCCAGATGCCCACCCACAGTCTCTCAGTCAATCTGCTGCCTCTCACTACACTCTTCCTATGGTGAGCGGAAGTAGGGAGAACAGATTGTGCCAGGCTCTGACGAAGATGCTGGCACGTGGCCGTCTGGGGCTATTCATAGAGACCTACTTTCATGCTCCATATTTGCAGTTAGTTAGCACCCTCAGTGGGAGTCAAAACGAGAACAATTACGTGGAGCAGGAGTCCCTCAGCAGAGACGGGAATATTTATAGATCTACACACAtcaactctgacacctagccaACCGTCGCATCCAATCtctaatccaaacacattttgaGATTATGTCTCTTGACGTAACAGTAACGTGGAACAAATGTGTCTGCAGGCGTGATGGCTACGTCATTAAAAAGGAGTCAttgtgtacagtatgttatgGAACCAAAGAAGGGGATTACAGAGGCTTACATCCATTATGTGCcaattattctgttttattaacCCCTGCATGGGAAGTAGTCAAGAATAGAAGGTTTAGAAGAGCTGATTCATCTGACAAGCCACAGTGTCTAAACAATTTATTTAGGTTTGAGCCCAAAAGCCATTGAGATGTATAATGATCATTCATTTGCACAATAAACTACCACACTGATCTATTATAAGTACAATGTCATTCCGTCAAAAGTAATGAAAATCAAATATCATAACACTTCTTCTATGTTGTAGATAAGGTTTACATTGTTCTACAATAATGTCTCtgttccttttctttatttcctttttttcacccTGCTCCTTCACATTAATTCAAATCTCTGAAAGCTTCTTTAGATGCCTCTAATTGCTCATTTTTAGTCaataattcaaaaaaaaaaatcccatcctTTAGACCATGGCCTTTCTTTGCATGTACACTAATCCTGGGTTTGAACTCTCAGCTACTGGCTCATGCCTGTGAGGCGCTACCTGCGGGATTCACGTGGCATAACACCTCATGACGTCACTGGTGCAGTGACTGCATCTGGCAGCTCTGTTGTTTTCTAAAGTCGCCGGGGGAAAGGCTATTTGCAAGTCTGCCCCCGATGCTAAGTTAAACGGGGTTTTTTTTACGTCTTGTTATGAATGTTCGTATCTTAATTCATGATGCATTTAAATTAACATTGTTATATTAATGAAGGCAGAGAGCCATCTGCAGTGGCCTCACAATGTGACGTAATGTCAACATCCCCGGGCTGGGATGGCCTGCAATGATGGGTCTAGTCCATTGTTAGGCTATAATAACAATATTGTACAATATTAtaaataatttcaaaataaattcaatGCAGCAAAAACACCAGTAATAATTAGCTGCATTCGAACATAATATATTATAGTGAGTATATGCTGCCCGATTAAATAAGATCATTGTGTTAAtagaaaataaactaaaacaatcacatttatatGTTGatgcatcaaaaaaaaatcaactataGCTGCCCATAATGAATCGATAGCCTAAATATACATAGCTATAACCTATGCAAAAAGTGTGCAGGCTACAAATGCAACATTGAGACAAAACACAAATGACACAAcacataacaaaagaaaaatcaaagtgTGCAAACTCACTTGAGCCTGAGGTATAATGATCTTGTCTTCATCGTTGTCTTTTTCAGGCTTCTGCGCTGAAACTGGCTGGAAAGTgatcttcaccatgtttttttctgttcggTGTTTGTTTGCTCAGTCGCGTTTCTGGTGTTCGGTGCGCTGCTCTCATTCATCGAACCGGGAAGAATATATAGAGGAAGCCCTGTGTCGCCCCCGGTGCTTGGTGACATCAGATGAGCGTCTTCTCTGACGAACGAGCGCTGTGTGGGTCTGAGGGGAAAGCAGCCTCGTCTTTGTCAAAATAAGAGTCCGAGTCCAGCTACTATTTCTATTTTTCACAagaaatatacattttgtaACAAATTGGTAAACGGAAAACTACATATTAATGTCTTATCTGTTGATggtgaaacaaaacacagtttAACCCCAGTTTTCTTGATATTGAATTCGCTCATAGCCTTATTCTGAAGGAGAGTGCCCGATAAGGTAATGCTTTCcgtattttatttaaagctgcatgTCCTCTTTGCGAACATGTTCTTAACACTATCATCCGGAAATGTAGGGATGTTCCCAACTCAGTAAGCATTGTCACTGTAATAAAGTAAGCACAGAGGTAAGTTTAGTTCATAATGATTGTAACCATGGcaattttatatttcttataaTACATAACCCTGCATCTATGGGTTGCAAGGGGTTGAAATACCTGCAGTAGGCTACTGATCATTACTATAGCAGTATACTGTGTCATGCCTGTGGATTTTTTCTTGGGTTAAGCATCTGTAATTGAGATGGTAGTATAATAGCATGtaacaaacaataataatgtaTTGTAAGTGGTGATCAGAGCAACTCTTAAATTGCTAGAGTTGGACATTAAATGTAGTTACAAGATGATGTAGCCATCGTTGCTgtggaaattaaaatgttaatgattATTTGACTCAATGTTATCTAGCCTACATTTAAGAAGTCTCTAAACTCATTTTCAATTGTCACTGTTGATGAAAGCCAGCTTCATGTTTCACATAACATAAAGTAGCCTTACAGTGGATCACAGCAAAGCAAAAGAGATTTGCTGAATGATATCTCTAGCCTATATGCAAATCACAGAACACATGCAAATTCATACAGACGCTACACACAGCCCTTACCATATAGGAGCTGTCATGATTGTGTGCACATGTATGACTCAAGACAAACATGAGCCATATGATGTGCTATAAATGGACCATGTATAAAATAGAATTTGATAACACAACAAGGGAAATGTATGTATGGCTCAACCCTCTAATTATACAAGAAACGGCTGAGGGAAAATGTTGTGAAGCCATCTaaataaactgatttatttGTACTGTTTGAAAACAGCGGATACTCTCAGGCTCCCTGGTCCACCTCTGTGATACTGTTGAAGATGCCAAAGGCTTTTTACACTTTCTACACATGTTGGCTGGGCACTTGTACTCAAAAGATAGCTCAGTCCAATTCACATTCGGGTTATTTTAGAGGGAGTGATCCACTAGCCCAGCCATTAACCGATGGCTCACATTCAAGTATTAAAAAGGCCCTGCTTAATGAACACATGTGAGAATTGGAGGTGTATATGGCCTGAAGAGTTGACGCACATTAAATGAGAGTGCTTCAGATTCAGCAAACAAAAGACTGAAGCCTTCAATAAAACAGGATTAAACTGATGAAGAGTCAGATATACAGCTATAACATAGGCCAGTGTAAAGCACTGTATTCACTGCAGTTTTTAGTGTTTGATGTCAAGCATTTAGGCCTAGGctttgcatatatatatatattttttttaattacattttcagcaGGTAGATGTGAAAATTAATCTCGGGAGGGATTTTCTCTCAACAGTGTTTTTGCAGGACCTTTACTATTTGTCTATGGTTAGGACTGAAGTTTGAGACGACAATCATGACCACACTGATGATTGGCGGGTGCGAGCGTTGCGCGCCCACGTTGGTGTTCATTCATTCACATGTAAATTAACCGTCATATATCTACCTAGCACATGCCCCCTCGGAGCTGCATTCAGGAGCCCGGCCCCTCTGCAAGCTTTGTTGACCGCTGGGATCGCCCGGCCATCTGTCCCATTGATAAGCTGTAACGGCTCTTTGGACGACTCTCCAGTGGGTTTGTGGCAGCGCCTGGGTTAAACTTCAACAACATGGCCCCCATCCGTAACACCACAAACGGAATGGACAGAGGTGAAAACTGCAGTGGAGTCAAATCTGACAGAAAGGTAAAGGCAACAATGTGAGCACTTTGACgagtgtttctgtttgaacTTGTCTAATTAGAAAGTAACTCAACATTGTCTGTACTGACTTGGCAGATGAGGAAACCCCTGGTCgagaagaaaaggagagctCGCATCAATGAAAGTTTACAAGAACTCAGAGTTCTCATCGCTGAAGCAGACGTGAGTTCAAATCTCTGTACTACTAGGCCCTTCGCGTTATGAAGGCTAGTGGCTGtcctcgttttttttgttttaacttggGAGATGTTTTGTTTAAGATAACAATTGTGTtgcagaagcttttttttcttacgcTTTGCTTGTCACTCGCTGCAGTTACAATCAAAGATGGAGAATGCCGAAGTGCTGGAGATGACAGTCAAACGAGTGGAGAACATCTTGCAGAATCGGGCtcaaggtaaaaaaataaaatagattctCACCAGAGTTTTAGGCTACGCCATTTGGCTGAAGTAATATAACTCAtttgcttctttaaaaaaataaaaataaataaaaaactggcAAATTCAAACCAATTGCAATCAACTTGCATtaacttgtatttatttacaagtatttttttttttgtatttttttttaattacaattgAAGGTATTAATATTCAAATCAACTTTTACTGAGGCCACAGGTGCGCGTGTTCGTCTAcgtctcagccaatcagagattCTGACTTGTTCACCTGTCCCTTTCAATTTGTTGGTTCATTTTTTAAGGTAACttctaatttgtttttttaattatttatttccacaGAAGTAGACGCTGTGAACCGGGAGGCATGTGAACGGTTTGCAGCTGGCTACATCCAGTGTATGCATGACGTGCACACGTTTGTGTCCAGTTGTCCCGGAATAGACACGACAATTGCCGCGGAGCTGTTGAACCACCTCCTGGAGAGCATGCCACTGAACGACGAAGACCGCCTCCGGGTGATGCTACCGGATACGGTGGCGGAGTGCCCCGGTAGTAACGGCACTTGGGCCGTGTCTGAGAGCATGTACACGGCTCTGGTGTCCCCAGCTCCCTCCACCACCTCCAGTGATGACCTCTGCTCAGACCTGGATGAGACGGACTCAGAGCAAAGtcatgtttcttcttcagaaGAGGCCGACAACCAGGATGTGTTGAGCCTGCCTCCACTCATTTACTCCAAGTCTATGTGGAGGCCATGGTAGatcatttgttttaaaccatGTTTTAAACTACAGAAGAGGATTCAGTGCTTTGTTGTAGCATGTTGTTGGGTATAGGTCAggtcacacaggagagaaatacTGCTGGGATGACATTTGAGGTTTTGTGCAAGCCACATGAGAAgctctttgtttaatta from the Labrus bergylta chromosome 4, fLabBer1.1, whole genome shotgun sequence genome contains:
- the hes6 gene encoding transcription cofactor HES-6, whose protein sequence is MAPIRNTTNGMDRGENCSGVKSDRKMRKPLVEKKRRARINESLQELRVLIAEADLQSKMENAEVLEMTVKRVENILQNRAQEVDAVNREACERFAAGYIQCMHDVHTFVSSCPGIDTTIAAELLNHLLESMPLNDEDRLRVMLPDTVAECPGSNGTWAVSESMYTALVSPAPSTTSSDDLCSDLDETDSEQSHVSSSEEADNQDVLSLPPLIYSKSMWRPW